One window of Cohnella hashimotonis genomic DNA carries:
- a CDS encoding ABC transporter ATP-binding protein, producing MLTVDQLTKRRGSHHILNGISFKAKPGRVTGFLGPNGAGKSSTLRILLGLDRATSGTALINGVPYAKLTDPLTTVGAVLDGSGAHRSRTGRAHLNWIARSAGLPHSRVNEVLEIVGLEHAASKRVGSYSLGMARRLGLAAALLGDPEILILDEPTNGLDPEGIRWIRTFLRERAASGRTVLLSSHLMGETAETVDDIVILNKGQIVANGTLAEIVGSHETLEDAFFEFTARRDIS from the coding sequence TTGCTCACCGTCGATCAGTTAACAAAGCGCCGCGGATCGCATCATATCCTAAACGGTATTAGCTTTAAAGCGAAGCCCGGTCGCGTGACCGGGTTCCTCGGTCCCAATGGCGCAGGGAAAAGTTCTACGTTGCGGATCCTATTGGGCCTTGACCGAGCCACATCGGGCACTGCGCTGATCAATGGCGTGCCATACGCCAAGCTTACCGATCCGCTGACGACCGTTGGCGCCGTACTTGACGGATCGGGAGCGCATCGGTCGCGCACAGGGCGAGCGCATTTGAACTGGATTGCCAGGTCAGCGGGGCTTCCTCATTCTCGGGTCAATGAAGTCCTTGAGATTGTAGGGCTTGAGCATGCCGCCTCGAAGAGGGTTGGCAGTTACTCTCTTGGCATGGCGAGGCGACTGGGCTTGGCTGCCGCGCTGCTTGGCGATCCGGAGATTTTGATATTGGACGAACCTACTAATGGGCTTGACCCCGAGGGAATCCGTTGGATCAGGACGTTTCTCCGTGAACGTGCGGCATCGGGGCGCACCGTATTATTATCGAGTCATCTGATGGGGGAAACCGCCGAAACGGTAGACGACATTGTTATCCTTAATAAGGGGCAAATCGTGGCGAACGGTACGCTTGCCGAGATCGTTGGTTCCCATGAGACATTAGAAGATGCCTTCTTCGAGTTTACCGCGAGGAGGGACATCTCATGA
- a CDS encoding response regulator has product MKVTLVDDERLALVRLEKMLGEFSDCQVTEAFLRAEPAIEHIAEIQPDAVFLDIHMPELNGLKATERIRSIAPDTKIIYVTAYDEYAVEAFNLEATDYLVKPVRRERLSRTIQRLRGCVATKTEPPKEDGLLYHCLGAMQLSKPDGEQQVLKWRTTKAKELFAYLLFHRGKVISKNVLLELFWPELDERKGLANLQTSINRIRSVWKDTVGENYISIRYAQFGYVLESKQLRIDAEEWEQELRRLNPVSIEQVSEHQRLFDRYRGNFYEEDNYVWAEGERQRLKALWLQHARQLGQFYCARSMPIEAIGVYHQLQKQDPLHEDSCLALMDLYARLNDADSVDKQYQFIVRTLDREAGVGPGPDIIEWYARWKQSDHRAVYT; this is encoded by the coding sequence ATGAAAGTCACGCTGGTAGACGATGAGCGTCTGGCACTGGTCAGGTTGGAAAAAATGCTGGGGGAGTTTTCCGATTGCCAAGTGACCGAAGCCTTCTTGCGAGCGGAGCCGGCGATCGAGCATATTGCCGAGATCCAGCCTGACGCCGTCTTTCTGGACATTCACATGCCGGAATTGAACGGTTTGAAGGCAACGGAGCGAATACGGTCGATTGCGCCGGACACGAAAATCATCTATGTGACCGCCTATGATGAATATGCAGTTGAGGCATTCAATCTGGAAGCAACCGATTACTTGGTGAAGCCGGTAAGACGTGAACGGTTGAGCCGAACCATACAGCGCCTGCGGGGATGCGTTGCGACGAAGACGGAGCCCCCGAAAGAAGACGGATTGCTGTATCATTGCTTGGGGGCCATGCAGCTCAGCAAGCCGGACGGGGAACAGCAGGTTCTGAAGTGGAGGACGACGAAGGCGAAAGAGCTGTTTGCCTACTTGTTGTTCCATCGGGGAAAAGTGATTAGCAAGAACGTCCTGCTGGAGCTGTTCTGGCCGGAGCTGGACGAACGCAAAGGTCTCGCCAATCTTCAGACAAGCATTAATCGGATTCGCAGCGTATGGAAGGATACAGTCGGAGAAAATTATATCTCGATCCGCTATGCTCAGTTCGGATATGTCCTCGAGTCGAAGCAGCTGCGAATCGATGCGGAGGAATGGGAGCAGGAGCTTCGCCGTTTAAACCCCGTTTCAATCGAACAGGTCTCTGAGCATCAACGGCTGTTCGACAGGTATCGCGGCAATTTTTACGAAGAGGATAATTATGTGTGGGCGGAGGGCGAGCGCCAAAGACTTAAGGCGCTATGGCTGCAGCATGCCCGGCAGCTGGGTCAATTCTATTGCGCTCGCAGCATGCCCATAGAGGCGATTGGCGTCTACCATCAATTACAAAAGCAGGATCCTCTCCATGAAGATAGCTGTCTCGCGCTTATGGATCTGTATGCACGACTGAACGATGCGGATTCTGTGGACAAGCAGTATCAATTTATCGTTCGAACATTGGATAGGGAAGCGGGAGTAGGCCCCGGTCCTGACATCATCGAATGGTACGCCCGATGGAAGCAATCCGATCATCGAGCGGTTTACACATAA
- a CDS encoding AraC family transcriptional regulator, with product MNNVLEEIIDLMKDAGTRQIETGVPGLSMIKGDIPAHQLAALYEPMIGFTVQGTKILSIGERSTDLKGPSYYVLPVHVPATASVHPDREGRPYMSLGLKLNQTVLQRLLRDLPENLLPNDSEHFAACEMDIALMEAWLRLLRLSKASRDIPALAPAYEREILYRVLMGPQGWYLRQFGLRESNLFKISHIVKWFRENFMRPIDIGEMASKSGMALNTFHRQFKRATGLSPIQFQKQLRLLEARNLIAFEGYPVASAAYHVGYQSPSQFNREYSRFFGSSPARDTENLRRIESTRD from the coding sequence ATGAATAACGTCCTTGAAGAAATTATTGATCTCATGAAAGACGCAGGTACTCGACAAATTGAAACCGGAGTACCGGGGCTAAGTATGATTAAGGGAGATATCCCCGCTCACCAACTCGCAGCGCTTTACGAGCCAATGATTGGATTTACGGTTCAAGGAACAAAGATTCTATCAATCGGGGAGCGTAGCACTGACCTGAAAGGGCCATCCTATTACGTGTTACCGGTGCACGTTCCTGCAACAGCGAGCGTACATCCAGACCGCGAGGGCCGTCCTTACATGTCCCTTGGTCTTAAGTTGAATCAGACTGTTCTTCAGCGTTTATTAAGAGATCTTCCTGAAAATCTATTACCGAATGATTCCGAGCATTTCGCCGCTTGTGAAATGGACATTGCATTGATGGAGGCATGGCTGCGCTTATTGCGATTATCGAAAGCTTCAAGAGATATTCCAGCACTCGCACCGGCTTATGAGCGCGAAATCCTATATCGCGTTCTGATGGGACCGCAAGGATGGTATCTGAGGCAATTTGGTCTGCGGGAAAGTAACTTATTCAAGATATCCCATATTGTAAAATGGTTTCGCGAAAATTTTATGAGGCCAATAGACATTGGCGAGATGGCATCAAAATCTGGTATGGCTTTAAATACCTTTCACCGACAGTTTAAAAGGGCAACGGGTTTAAGCCCAATTCAATTTCAAAAGCAATTAAGGCTGTTGGAGGCTAGGAATCTCATTGCATTTGAAGGCTATCCGGTAGCAAGCGCCGCTTATCATGTTGGTTATCAAAGCCCCTCACAGTTTAATCGAGAGTACTCTCGTTTCTTTGGTTCATCTCCAGCTCGGGATACCGAGAATCTAAGACGAATCGAAAGCACGAGGGATTAG
- a CDS encoding ABC transporter permease yields the protein MKKALAAEFSKLLSLPTLWIAAAGGILVAPGIAVIRAFQELSEITKGVQTSVEYAVGFEELGFGVMGVIIVGVIAISSEYFTEREESGGGRQMTTSLTANPSRIRLLLSKATAVATVSAILAIIAIALTMAVVRIILAEHAPALGSTDISRFVGVVCYWMLTALLAFGITILTRHAALPLAVLLLNTSFVSVTYLLTRVTPLANYLPDMAGMRMFVEIKGAGSPLTPLWGGVVMAAWVTALLILGTIIFCRRDA from the coding sequence ATGAAAAAAGCGCTTGCTGCAGAGTTTTCAAAGCTTCTCTCCTTACCCACCCTATGGATCGCAGCTGCGGGGGGTATACTTGTTGCGCCTGGAATCGCCGTCATTCGCGCCTTTCAGGAGCTTTCCGAGATCACAAAAGGCGTTCAAACATCGGTCGAATACGCTGTTGGTTTTGAAGAGCTGGGCTTCGGCGTTATGGGGGTTATTATTGTCGGCGTTATCGCGATCAGCAGTGAGTACTTCACCGAGCGTGAAGAATCCGGCGGGGGACGCCAGATGACCACCAGTTTGACAGCCAACCCATCACGAATTCGTTTGCTGCTGTCCAAAGCGACTGCCGTTGCAACGGTTAGCGCCATTCTAGCCATCATCGCGATCGCGCTTACAATGGCTGTGGTTCGGATCATCCTTGCGGAGCATGCTCCTGCGCTTGGAAGTACCGATATTTCTCGATTTGTCGGCGTTGTATGCTACTGGATGCTTACCGCGCTTTTGGCCTTTGGTATTACAATCCTGACTCGGCACGCCGCTCTGCCGCTGGCCGTTTTGCTTCTGAATACCTCCTTCGTGAGCGTGACTTATTTGCTGACTCGCGTCACCCCTTTGGCGAACTATCTGCCGGATATGGCCGGTATGCGCATGTTTGTTGAAATCAAAGGTGCCGGGAGTCCACTCACGCCGCTTTGGGGCGGTGTCGTCATGGCAGCTTGGGTGACAGCATTGTTGATCCTTGGAACGATTATCTTTTGTCGGAGGGATGCATGA
- a CDS encoding S-layer homology domain-containing protein, protein MTKIGYLPVNNTHGDTSVYKDPGVIVEYNSGAITDIVTATQVVDSFSGGIADVTSVVSSVYNGSGAITAIPADISTVMTVTDEDGNTVTGLRAFDQAGNELIADEYGWYPSNGKPIVFQPLMPGGKYKVAASTTFEASTTTPGTAEETENVTLPTAGDNVAAGKDTDHPGKTTITVNPSSTLARYAIADADGNVVSDWITGTGSDIAFDNLEPGTAYQVVTVPVDMTGEPPETGLSGTSVTTPEYPVMGGVVSIGGTAKTGQSLTANLSGITYTPNVSGNVPTYQWYRDGVAITNATGASYTLTEDDLGANITVKVTADGVHAIGSVTSAATAKVVKSDGAAAPVAPTEDSKTATSITLKAASGQEYSMDGGVTWQDSPTFNGLTPDTEYSFVTRVKETATQNASAISAATVIRTPAWISTGNNTTTVTPKPEDAGLETSVNGKDGLLATGKTATTGDRTTTTVQVDLNKLNEALTQGNGQQLTIHSPKDGDVKVDGLTAETVKQLADKDASLAISNPLAIYPVPGGKMDLSEVSKQLGNAALGDIAVHIDIVRSSDTLINNAKNKASAEGYELLVPPVDLDLTFSHEGKTIRSEQLNGYAEKYIALPEGIDPNRITTGVIVNPDGSVFHVPTVVTKISNRYYALINDLHSHGSYSVIWNPQDFDDVKSHWGKADVNNIAARLDLEGTGNNTFSPNRSVTRSEFSQIVVAGLGLMRQNAPQNRFPDIPGSVWYGNAVTIANEFDIVRGYDDGNFYGDQQITREQGIAMIARAYNLIDPQAALSEAEIASLLAKYEDASSVSKWARADAARLISAGIVEGNGLQLLSPQSNMTRAEVTALIARLLKTTDLIDK, encoded by the coding sequence GTGACGAAAATCGGTTACTTGCCCGTAAATAATACGCACGGCGATACTAGCGTCTATAAAGACCCTGGCGTTATTGTCGAGTATAATTCAGGTGCCATTACCGACATCGTCACCGCCACCCAAGTGGTTGATAGCTTTTCCGGCGGCATTGCGGATGTAACGTCCGTCGTTTCTTCCGTTTATAACGGATCCGGCGCCATTACCGCAATCCCTGCCGATATTAGTACGGTGATGACGGTTACCGATGAAGACGGAAACACAGTAACGGGACTCCGCGCATTTGACCAAGCGGGCAATGAGCTTATTGCAGACGAGTATGGTTGGTATCCAAGCAACGGAAAGCCCATTGTCTTTCAACCTCTGATGCCGGGCGGAAAGTACAAAGTAGCTGCTTCAACGACATTCGAAGCAAGTACGACGACGCCAGGTACGGCTGAAGAGACAGAAAACGTGACATTGCCGACAGCAGGCGATAACGTTGCAGCAGGAAAAGATACGGACCATCCCGGTAAGACGACCATTACAGTAAATCCATCGTCCACGCTGGCCAGATATGCTATAGCCGATGCAGACGGCAATGTGGTAAGCGATTGGATAACGGGTACGGGTTCGGATATAGCCTTTGACAACCTTGAGCCAGGGACCGCCTATCAAGTGGTTACGGTTCCTGTCGATATGACAGGAGAGCCTCCTGAAACGGGATTGAGCGGCACCAGCGTTACTACGCCGGAATATCCGGTGATGGGCGGCGTCGTGTCGATCGGCGGTACGGCAAAGACCGGTCAATCGTTGACGGCGAACTTATCGGGGATTACGTACACGCCTAATGTATCGGGCAATGTGCCGACTTATCAGTGGTACCGAGACGGCGTCGCCATCACGAACGCGACGGGCGCAAGCTACACGTTAACCGAAGACGATCTCGGCGCGAACATCACCGTGAAGGTAACGGCGGATGGCGTTCATGCGATAGGTAGCGTGACGAGCGCGGCGACGGCCAAGGTCGTGAAGTCGGACGGAGCTGCGGCGCCGGTTGCGCCGACAGAGGACAGCAAGACCGCTACGAGCATTACGTTGAAGGCCGCGAGCGGACAGGAATACAGCATGGACGGCGGCGTGACATGGCAAGACAGCCCGACGTTTAATGGATTGACGCCGGATACCGAATACTCATTTGTAACGCGGGTGAAAGAAACGGCGACGCAAAACGCGTCTGCCATCAGCGCGGCGACAGTGATTCGCACGCCGGCTTGGATATCTACGGGAAATAACACGACAACGGTAACGCCGAAGCCGGAGGATGCCGGTCTCGAAACCTCCGTGAACGGCAAGGATGGCTTGCTGGCAACGGGCAAGACGGCAACTACGGGAGATCGTACGACAACAACGGTTCAAGTCGATTTGAACAAGCTGAACGAGGCCTTGACGCAAGGAAACGGACAGCAGCTGACGATTCATTCTCCGAAAGACGGCGATGTGAAAGTCGACGGATTGACGGCAGAAACCGTTAAGCAGCTGGCTGATAAGGACGCGAGCCTTGCCATCAGCAACCCGCTGGCGATCTATCCGGTGCCCGGCGGAAAGATGGACTTAAGCGAGGTGTCCAAGCAATTGGGCAACGCAGCGCTTGGCGATATTGCGGTTCATATCGACATCGTCCGTTCTTCGGACACCTTGATTAACAACGCTAAGAACAAAGCATCTGCGGAAGGCTACGAGCTGCTCGTGCCCCCGGTCGATCTGGATCTAACCTTCTCGCATGAAGGCAAGACGATAAGGTCGGAGCAATTGAACGGATATGCGGAGAAATACATTGCCCTGCCGGAAGGCATCGATCCGAACCGCATTACGACAGGCGTCATCGTCAATCCGGACGGCAGCGTTTTCCACGTGCCGACGGTCGTCACAAAGATTAGCAATCGCTATTATGCTTTGATTAACGATTTGCACAGCCATGGCTCCTATTCGGTCATCTGGAATCCGCAGGATTTTGACGACGTGAAAAGCCACTGGGGCAAAGCGGACGTGAACAATATTGCCGCCAGGCTTGATCTTGAGGGAACCGGGAACAATACCTTCTCGCCGAATCGCAGCGTAACGCGCTCCGAGTTCTCTCAGATCGTTGTCGCAGGTCTGGGTCTGATGCGTCAGAATGCGCCGCAAAACAGGTTCCCTGACATACCTGGCTCCGTATGGTATGGCAATGCGGTCACCATTGCCAATGAATTCGACATCGTCCGCGGTTACGACGACGGCAATTTCTATGGCGACCAACAGATTACGAGGGAACAGGGCATAGCCATGATCGCCCGTGCTTACAACCTGATCGATCCGCAAGCCGCGCTTAGCGAGGCAGAGATCGCTTCCCTGCTGGCGAAGTACGAAGACGCTTCAAGCGTATCCAAATGGGCGAGAGCGGATGCGGCCCGACTGATCTCGGCGGGAATCGTAGAGGGCAACGGCCTGCAGCTTCTGAGCCCGCAGTCGAATATGACGCGCGCCGAAGTAACGGCATTGATCGCAAGACTGCTCAAGACAACCGATCTGATCGACAAGTAA
- a CDS encoding ABC transporter permease: protein MAELSKLCSLPVTWFTLGGTFIVNLMLAYAVSNAGLQGLTSIHSTLEIGLASISYSQAGLMILGILTACSEYNGGQIRTTLTAMPRRGIQIFAALFALTVVLIPAAFVVSYSGVLLTQIVIGDAGAPIVWGDFVPAMLGVSAYLTLTVLIGAAIAVVLRRMLPGLAIMLGYYFIAGPLIRDQAAFAKYLPDTAGVVMWIPQPDDSSAFTPVQGGILLGAWTLAAILIAAAVYRKRDV, encoded by the coding sequence ATGGCGGAGCTGTCCAAGTTATGTTCGCTGCCAGTTACATGGTTCACCCTAGGGGGCACCTTTATCGTCAATCTGATGCTGGCTTATGCTGTCTCAAACGCCGGGTTGCAGGGCTTAACCTCCATACATAGCACGCTGGAGATCGGGTTGGCTTCTATCAGCTATTCGCAAGCGGGACTTATGATCCTGGGAATACTGACTGCCTGCTCCGAATATAATGGCGGTCAGATTCGCACGACACTGACGGCAATGCCGCGGCGAGGCATCCAAATTTTCGCGGCGTTATTCGCCCTGACCGTCGTGCTTATTCCTGCCGCATTCGTTGTATCCTATTCTGGCGTTCTGCTGACGCAGATTGTTATCGGAGATGCCGGGGCTCCTATTGTATGGGGAGATTTCGTGCCCGCCATGCTGGGAGTAAGCGCATATCTCACCTTGACTGTACTGATCGGCGCGGCAATTGCCGTTGTTCTGCGCAGGATGCTTCCTGGTCTCGCTATCATGCTCGGCTATTACTTCATCGCAGGTCCGCTTATACGGGACCAGGCAGCTTTCGCTAAGTATCTTCCGGATACGGCCGGAGTCGTGATGTGGATTCCGCAGCCCGATGATTCCAGTGCGTTCACCCCCGTGCAAGGCGGCATCCTTCTGGGGGCTTGGACACTTGCCGCAATCCTCATTGCTGCTGCTGTATACCGCAAGCGAGATGTGTGA
- a CDS encoding SDR family NAD(P)-dependent oxidoreductase → MKIAIVTGGSNGIGKATALELGKRGISVILTYNSYKDRAEAVVKEIEKNEGVRAIALKLDLTRMSTFDGFVLEVKKSLQDIWNRTTFDYLVNNGGVGGPMMFTELSEEYFDKILNTNYKGPIFLTQRLVGFMEDAGAIVNTTSSSKNQSFPGYSIYGSLKAAFSNWTRYIAKELAPRQIRVNAVSPGPTHSNFGDGVFDKHPEFIKPLAEQSVFGRIGQPEDMAKVIVNLLSDDFGWVTAQDVEVSGGHLL, encoded by the coding sequence ATGAAAATTGCGATTGTAACGGGTGGAAGTAACGGCATTGGAAAAGCGACGGCGCTTGAGCTTGGCAAGCGCGGAATTAGCGTCATTCTCACATACAACTCTTATAAGGACCGCGCAGAAGCTGTCGTTAAGGAAATTGAGAAAAATGAAGGCGTTCGAGCAATCGCACTGAAGCTGGATCTGACTCGAATGTCAACATTCGACGGTTTTGTGCTAGAAGTGAAAAAGAGCCTCCAAGACATTTGGAACAGGACGACTTTTGATTACTTAGTTAATAATGGCGGAGTCGGCGGACCCATGATGTTCACTGAGCTGAGCGAAGAATACTTCGATAAGATTCTGAACACGAACTACAAAGGACCGATTTTTTTAACACAGCGACTTGTCGGATTCATGGAGGATGCCGGAGCTATTGTAAATACCACGAGCTCATCCAAAAACCAGTCGTTTCCAGGCTACTCCATCTACGGCTCGTTAAAAGCGGCATTCTCAAATTGGACCCGCTACATCGCCAAAGAGCTTGCACCTCGCCAAATTCGAGTCAACGCAGTATCGCCCGGTCCTACGCACAGCAATTTTGGCGATGGCGTATTCGATAAACATCCTGAATTCATTAAGCCGCTGGCTGAGCAATCTGTATTTGGCAGAATCGGCCAACCCGAAGATATGGCGAAGGTCATTGTGAACTTATTGTCCGATGATTTCGGCTGGGTTACAGCCCAGGACGTTGAAGTGTCTGGCGGCCATTTGCTTTAA
- a CDS encoding TetR/AcrR family transcriptional regulator, producing the protein MNKQPEITDKTRQTFINVFCDLYSQKPIEKISIQEIANKSGYNRSTFYQYFTDIYELLNYVEEKMLKSINEEMASRELSTHTFQDALQCLESTEEISILKALLGDYGSVHFVERLKREIPFEKLIVNLPTNEILAPYLIEFYISTLMSLFRLWIRNGKDLSSEEWAKLVDGLFANGITPFHIFGTVKKE; encoded by the coding sequence ATGAACAAGCAACCTGAAATTACGGACAAAACCAGGCAGACCTTTATAAATGTGTTCTGTGATTTATATAGCCAGAAGCCAATTGAAAAAATATCGATTCAAGAGATTGCCAACAAATCAGGATATAACCGCAGTACATTTTATCAATATTTTACAGATATTTATGAGCTGCTGAACTACGTTGAAGAGAAGATGTTGAAATCCATTAACGAGGAAATGGCAAGCAGAGAGCTTTCTACGCATACTTTCCAGGATGCGCTTCAATGCTTGGAAAGTACAGAAGAAATTTCTATCCTAAAAGCCCTCCTCGGTGACTATGGTTCTGTTCATTTTGTTGAACGCCTGAAAAGAGAAATACCCTTTGAGAAATTGATTGTGAACCTTCCAACAAATGAAATTTTGGCGCCATACCTGATTGAGTTTTACATATCAACATTAATGTCTTTGTTTCGCCTTTGGATACGCAACGGAAAAGATCTATCATCTGAAGAATGGGCCAAGTTGGTCGATGGCCTATTTGCAAATGGGATAACGCCGTTTCATATCTTTGGCACGGTCAAGAAAGAGTAA
- a CDS encoding ketopantoate reductase family protein, whose translation MKILFFGRGLISTQYAWAFEQAGHTVEFYVRKGRKETYGSRIELEMWDARKGKKLIKERWNVKLHEEILPNYDLIIVSVNTEQLPEAAQFLSTAAGNTPILLFNNIWQDLKSSIAPLSMNNVVFGFPGAGGGIADNKLRGGFLKMVFLEKPRAGTEPINKKVKELFESAHFKISWIKDMQSWLWNHFAMNAAMETEVLKRGSFPAIMNHRDSFVNVGKHMREMVPVLKARGAKRDMILLLLTKVPPALLGILFNKVIFAKGSLARLFMEYNNSKAGFAVSEVVREAKKAGIPLPRLTKAIENTEYAKGI comes from the coding sequence ATGAAAATTTTATTCTTCGGTAGAGGTTTAATATCGACCCAATATGCGTGGGCTTTCGAACAGGCAGGTCATACAGTTGAGTTTTACGTTAGAAAGGGGAGGAAAGAAACCTATGGGAGCCGTATAGAGCTGGAAATGTGGGACGCACGAAAAGGGAAAAAGCTCATAAAAGAACGCTGGAACGTCAAACTGCATGAAGAGATCCTTCCCAATTATGATCTCATTATTGTGAGCGTCAACACGGAACAACTTCCGGAAGCAGCACAATTCCTATCAACTGCTGCAGGAAATACCCCGATCCTCCTATTCAATAACATTTGGCAAGATTTGAAATCATCGATCGCACCATTGTCTATGAACAATGTTGTCTTTGGCTTCCCCGGAGCAGGAGGCGGCATCGCGGACAATAAGCTTAGGGGCGGCTTTTTGAAAATGGTATTTCTAGAAAAACCACGGGCAGGCACTGAGCCTATTAACAAAAAGGTCAAAGAACTATTTGAAAGTGCCCATTTTAAAATTAGTTGGATCAAGGATATGCAAAGCTGGTTATGGAATCACTTTGCCATGAATGCAGCAATGGAGACCGAGGTATTAAAACGGGGAAGTTTTCCAGCGATCATGAACCATCGTGACTCGTTCGTAAATGTTGGTAAGCATATGAGGGAAATGGTCCCTGTGCTTAAAGCAAGAGGCGCAAAGCGTGATATGATTTTGCTACTATTGACTAAGGTTCCGCCGGCCCTTCTCGGCATCCTGTTTAACAAGGTTATTTTTGCAAAAGGCAGCTTGGCACGACTCTTCATGGAATACAACAATAGTAAAGCAGGTTTTGCGGTGTCTGAAGTTGTGAGAGAAGCCAAAAAGGCAGGCATACCTCTGCCGCGTCTTACAAAGGCAATTGAAAATACGGAATATGCAAAAGGAATATAA
- a CDS encoding sensor histidine kinase, with translation MKQHTFFRRYLVVHFLSLVLLPVMILMMVAGVYPSSDPSMDTTRSISVLIGLIIIIFISVSGVFFYRLRQQLIRLQKAMTVPGDGSWIPEPIPERAAGMNEVDQLGASFNQMIRKLHDSHLREQEEESLRKQLIANLSHDLRTPLTALRGHASRLQREPLSQEGVVSLTAIDHTITHMSELMDDLLSYTLLTSGKYPYYPATTDMVQFLRTSVASWYPAFENAGFHIDADLPFDATFSWDIDPQWMTRVLGNLFQNVLRHAADGRFIRIAADIGQEHFIIQDRGPGVDALSANRGAGMGLTISKYMLKEMRLQVHLSSDAEGTTVRIGKKLD, from the coding sequence ATGAAACAGCACACTTTTTTTCGACGGTACTTAGTGGTTCATTTCCTAAGCCTTGTGCTGCTGCCCGTAATGATCCTTATGATGGTAGCCGGCGTATATCCGTCTTCTGACCCGAGCATGGATACGACACGCAGCATATCCGTTTTGATCGGCCTCATCATTATCATCTTTATTTCCGTGTCAGGGGTGTTTTTCTATCGCCTTCGGCAGCAGCTCATCCGCCTGCAAAAGGCGATGACCGTTCCCGGGGACGGGTCCTGGATTCCAGAACCGATCCCGGAACGTGCTGCTGGAATGAATGAAGTGGATCAGCTGGGGGCTTCGTTTAATCAAATGATTCGGAAGCTTCACGATAGCCACCTGCGGGAGCAGGAAGAAGAATCGCTCAGAAAACAACTCATTGCCAACCTGTCCCATGATTTAAGGACGCCGCTGACCGCTCTTCGCGGGCATGCCTCCAGATTGCAAAGGGAACCTCTCAGCCAGGAAGGGGTGGTCTCGCTAACAGCGATTGACCACACGATCACGCATATGAGCGAGCTGATGGATGATCTTCTGTCCTATACCTTGCTTACATCGGGCAAATACCCGTACTATCCCGCGACCACGGATATGGTTCAGTTCCTAAGAACATCTGTTGCATCGTGGTATCCGGCATTTGAGAACGCGGGCTTCCATATAGACGCGGACTTGCCGTTTGATGCGACCTTCTCATGGGACATCGATCCGCAATGGATGACGCGCGTGCTTGGCAACCTGTTTCAAAACGTCCTTCGCCATGCAGCCGATGGAAGGTTTATCCGTATTGCTGCGGATATCGGGCAAGAGCATTTCATCATACAAGATCGTGGACCGGGGGTGGATGCCTTGTCTGCCAATCGCGGCGCCGGCATGGGACTCACGATTTCCAAGTACATGCTAAAGGAAATGAGACTTCAAGTCCATTTGAGTTCCGATGCGGAGGGGACGACCGTGCGGATCGGAAAAAAATTAGACTAA
- a CDS encoding response regulator transcription factor — protein MKPKRVLLIEDNQDIGRWVQEELEQRGYAVRWLLSGENAENEIQGSHVVILDIMLPGLDGFTVGQRLKKAAPSVPVLLLSARAAVDDKLQGLQFADDYVTKPFHLDELAARIEVLLRRSGAGLPDHIKLGQHILVDLSGRTVINERTGEEVNLTGKEYQILACFLRHPNQILTQEQIWVAVWGESFINGDKALSVHIRHLREKLEQDPNAPEIIQTVRGLGYRVKI, from the coding sequence ATGAAGCCGAAACGTGTTTTATTGATAGAAGACAATCAAGATATCGGACGCTGGGTTCAGGAGGAACTGGAACAGCGGGGGTATGCAGTCCGCTGGCTGTTATCCGGTGAAAATGCGGAAAACGAAATACAGGGAAGTCATGTGGTTATTCTCGATATCATGCTGCCTGGACTGGACGGTTTTACGGTCGGCCAGCGATTGAAGAAAGCAGCGCCTTCGGTGCCCGTTTTGCTGCTGTCCGCCCGCGCGGCTGTCGATGATAAGCTGCAGGGGCTGCAGTTTGCCGACGATTATGTCACCAAGCCTTTTCACCTCGATGAGCTGGCCGCCAGAATAGAAGTGCTGCTCCGCCGCAGCGGAGCGGGACTCCCGGATCATATAAAGCTTGGACAGCACATCCTTGTTGATCTTTCCGGACGTACGGTGATCAACGAACGCACTGGAGAAGAAGTTAACCTGACAGGAAAGGAATACCAAATTCTTGCGTGTTTCCTGCGCCATCCGAATCAGATTCTTACGCAAGAGCAAATATGGGTGGCTGTCTGGGGAGAATCATTCATCAATGGAGACAAAGCGCTGTCGGTCCATATTCGCCATCTTCGCGAGAAACTGGAACAAGACCCCAATGCGCCGGAGATCATCCAGACCGTACGCGGCCTCGGATATCGGGTGAAAATATGA